Proteins found in one Arachis stenosperma cultivar V10309 chromosome 8, arast.V10309.gnm1.PFL2, whole genome shotgun sequence genomic segment:
- the LOC130946615 gene encoding O-fucosyltransferase 20-like — MANSKNKAKKLSYISVPSQIINSISSSSLQSLLESPKKSSSRPTSMNKFFNFNFTSPRLFFSTLFFIGLFGMIKFGFDVDIPFSPYPCSISLPQQHQHSQLQSKSKLGAVSKVDESVHNAEKEGVFNAATNSLSQSHTVVSNVQLQARGSNVDGEEVVEKSEFWKQPNGLGYKPCLEFSRDYRMASEGVVKERRKYLMVVVSGGMNQQRNQIVDAVVIARILGASLVVPILQVNVIWGDESEFADIFDLEHFKRVLANDVHVVSALPSTHLMTKPVEGSPPLHVTPSWIRARYLKRLNREGVLLLRGLDSRLSKDLPSDLQKLRCKVAFNALRFAKPVLELGNKIAERMKSKGPYLALHLRMEKDVWVRTGCLPGLSPKYDEIVNNERIQRPKLLTARSNMTYHERKLAGLCPLNAVEVTRLLKALGAPKNTRIYWAGGEPLGGKEALYPLINEFQHFYSKADLALPGELEPFKNKASLMAAIDYIVCEKSDVFMPSHGGNMGHAIQGHRAYAGHKKYITPNKRQMLPYFLNSSLPEAEFNKIVKGLHQDSLGQPELRTSKAGRDVTKYPVPECMCNGSRSRSRS, encoded by the exons ATGGCCAACTCCAAGAACAAAGCCAAGAAGTTATCCTACATCTCCGTTCCATCTCAGATCATCAACTCcatttcatcttcttcattgcAATCTCTCCTTGAATCCCCCAAGAAATCTTCTTCAAGACCAACCTCCATGAACAAGTTCTTCAACTTCAACTTCACCAGCCCAAGACTCTTCTTCTCCACACTCTTCTTCATTGGCTTATTCGGCATGATCAAGTTCGGATTCGACGTTGACATCCCCTTTTCCCCTTACCCATGTTCCATTTCTCTCCCACAACAACACCAACACTCCCAATTGcaatcaaaatcaaaacttgGAGCTGTTTCTAAGGTTGATGAATCAGTTCATAATGCTGAGAAAGAAGGGGTCTTTAATGCTGCTACTAATTCTTTGTCTCAGTCACATACTGTGGTTTCTAATGTGCAGTTACAAGCAAGAGGGTCTAATGTTGATGGTGAAGAGGTTGTTGAGAAGAGTGAGTTTTGGAAGCAACCAAATGGGTTAGGGTACAAGCCATGCTTGGAATTCAGTAGGGATTATAGAATGGCAAGTGAAGGTGTTGTGAAGGAGAGAAGGAAGTATCTAATGGTTGTGGTTTCTGGTGGGATGAATCAGCAGAGGAACCAGATTGTTGATGCTGTTGTCATTGCTAGAATCCTTGGTGCTTCTTTGGTTGTTCCTATTTTGCAGGTCAATGTCATTTGGGGTGATGAAAg TGAATTTGCTGATATATTTGACTTGGAGCACTTCAAGAGAGTTCTGGCCAATGATGTGCATGTGGTTTCGGCCTTGCCATCGACACACCTGATGACAAAGCCAGTGGAGGGGAGCCCTCCCCTTCATGTCACTCCTAGTTGGATTCGCGCACGCTATCTCAAAAGG CTCAACAGAGAAGGCGTGTTACTTCTACGTGGCTTGGATTCAAGGCTGTCAAAGGATCTTCCTTCTGATCTTCAGAAGCTTCGATGCAAG GTTGCTTTTAATGCATTAAGATTTGCAAAGCCAGTCCTGGAACTAGGTAACAAGATTGCAGAGAGAATGAAGAGCAAGGGACCGTACCTTGCGCTTCATCTTCGGATGGAGAAGGATGTTTGGGTGAGGACTGGTTGTCTACCTGGTCTGAGTCCTAAGTATGATGAGATTGTAAATAATGAGCGGATTCAACGGCCCAAGCTCTTGACAGCAAGATCAAATATGACTTACCATGAAAGGAAGCTAGCTGGCCTATGCCCTTTGAATGCTGTAGAGGTTACCAG GTTGCTTAAAGCTCTAGGTGCTCCGAAAAATACTAGAATTTATTGGGCTGGAGGAGAACCATTGGGTGGAAAAGAAGCCTTGTATCCATTAATCAATGAGTTTCAGCATTTTTACAGCAAGGCAGATCTTGCCTTGCCGGGCGAACTAGAACCTTTCAAGAACAAAGCTTCTCTAATGGCTGCAATAGATTACATTGTCTGCGAGAAGAGCGACGTTTTCATGCCGTCTCATGGAGGAAACATGGGCCATGCAATTCAG GGTCACAGAGCCTATGCAGGGCACAAGAAATATATAACTCCAAACAAGAGACAAATGCTACCTTATTTTCTGAATTCTTCCCTTCCGGAAGCCGAGTTCAACAAGATTGTCAAGGGATTGCATCAGGACTCTTTAGGCCAGCCGGAACTCAGGACGAGCAAGGCCGGCCGGGATGTCACCAAGTATCCTGTCCCGGAGTGCATGTGCAATGGATCCCGGTCGCGCTCTCGTTCTTGA
- the LOC130943440 gene encoding beta-glucosidase 24-like, translating into MWVKGGVVLLAVASFVLLLHPAASLNRSSFPQDFIFGTASSAYQYEGAAHEGGRGPSIWDTFTHNHPDRIADHSNGDVAVDSYHRYKGDVAMMKDIGFNAYRFSISWSRILPSGNLKGGINREGVNYYNNLINELVANGQQPFITLFHSDLPQGLENEYGGFLSPKIVEDFAFYAEVCFREFGDRVKHWITLNEPVLYSTGGYGNGGSPPTRCSKWMSASCAAGDSSIEPYIVTHHLILAHAAAVKVYREKFKATQKGQIGVTLNSAWLVPLSQSKEDVEAANRGLAFMYDWFMEPLHSGTYPAVMVNRVGNRLPKFSGAQSLMVKGSFDFIGLNYYTSTYATNTPCQNGRPSVFTDSCVRFTTLRNGLLIGPKAASDWLYIYPPGIQGLLEYTKEKFNNPIIYITENGVDEVNDGKMSLDDKWRIDYFSHHLLYLQRAIRNGVRVKGYFAWSLLDNFEWTAGYSLRFGLVYVDYKNGLRRYRKRSALWFKIFLHH; encoded by the exons ATGTGGGTTAAGGGTGGTGTTGTCCTGCTTGCAGTAGCTtcctttgttcttcttcttcacccagcAGCTTCTCTTAATCGTAGCAGTTTTCCGCAAGATTTCATTTTTGGAACAGCTTCTTCTGCTTACCAG TATGAAGGTGCAGCACATGAAGGTGGCAGAGGCCCTAGTATATGGGACACTTTCACTCATAACCACCCag ATAGAATAGCAGATCACAGCAATGGGGATGTTGCTGTCGATTCCTACCACCGCTACAAG GGAGATGTGGCCATGATGAAGGATATTGGATTCAATGCCTACAGGTTTTCCATCTCATGGTCAAGAATATTACCGA GTGGAAACCTGAAGGGAGGAATTAACCGAGAAGGTGTCAACTATTACAACAATCTCATAAATGAACTGGTAGCAAATG GACAGCAGCCCTTTATTACTCTATTTCACTCTGATCTCCCTCAAGGTCTTGAAAATGAGTATGGTGGTTTCTTGAGTCCCAAAATTGT GGAAGATTTTGCTTTTTATGCAGAAGTATGCTTTAGAGAATTTGGTGACAGGGTGAAGCACTGGATTACTTTAAATGAGCCGGTGTTATACAGCACCGGTGGTTATGGAAATGGTGGATCCCCACCCACAAGATGCTCCAAGTGGATGTCAGCAAGCTGTGCCGCCGGTGATTCGAGTATTGAGCCCTACATTGTTACACACCACCTGATACTTGCTCATGCTGCTGCTGTAAAAGTCTATAGAGAGAAGTTCAAG GCTACTCAGAAGGGTCAGATTGGGGTAACACTAAATTCTGCATGGCTTGTGCCATTATCTCAATCTAAAGAAGATGTAGAAGCAGCAAATCGGGGTCTTGCTTTTATGTATGATTG gTTCATGGAACCACTACATTCTGGTACATATCCAGCTGTAATGGTTAACAGAGTCGGGAACCGATTGCCTAAGTTTTCTGGAGCACAATCCTTAATGGTTAAAGGATCCTTCGATTTCATCGGGTTAAACTATTACACCTCAACTTATGCAACCAATACTCCTTGCCAAAATGGAAGGCCAAGTGTCTTTACAGATTCATGTGTTAGATTTACAA CTCTAAGAAATGGGCTTCTAATTGGTCCAAAG GCTGCTTCAGATTGGCTGTACATCTATCCACCAGGAATTCAAGGTCTTTTAGAGTACACTAAGGAGAAATTCAACAATCCAATCATTTATATAACAGAGAATG GAGTTGATGAGGTTAATGATGGTAAAATGTCACTTGATGACAAATGGAGAATAGATTATTTCAGTCACCACCTTCTGTATCTTCAAAGGGCCATAAG GAATGGTGTGAGGGTAAAAGGTTACTTTGCATGGTCTTTGTTGGACAATTTTGAATGGACTGCTGGCTACTCTCTTCGTTTTGGACTTGTCTATGTTGATTACAAGAATGGCCTCAGAAGATATCGTAAAAGATCAGCTTTGTGGTTCAAAATATTTCTCCACCATTAA